A genome region from Microbacterium sp. CGR2 includes the following:
- a CDS encoding TrkH family potassium uptake protein, which produces MASHSSVRSRLAKGLHLAPARAIAIGFGTAIAVGTVLLMLPLSSATGRWTGLVDALFTSTSAVCVTGLVVVDTPVHWSPFGKIVILLLIQLGGLGIMLFAALVGLALARKFSVRSRMFASTETKTSGLGDIKRVASGILVTTLVIEAIVAIMLFARFSVGYGYDPLRAGWHALFHAVSAFNNAGFALYTDSLMGFVADPWICLPICAAIILGGLGFPVLRQLRREFRRPLHWSMNTRIVLIVTGVLLAVGTVYVLLIEWSNPRTLGELPPTARVLAGFFHAVQARTAGFNSVDIALMHDETWLGTDVLMFIGGGPAGTAGGIKVTTFAVLFFIMWTELRGGAAVNVFGKRLSRAVHREAITVVIVALGAIMAAVVAILAMTDLDLDQVLFEVVSAFGTVGMSTGITASLGDGPQIILVLLMFLGRLGPLTLGSALALRERRIAYELPKERPAIG; this is translated from the coding sequence GTGGCTTCACACAGTTCCGTCCGCAGCCGATTGGCGAAAGGCCTTCATCTGGCTCCCGCTCGCGCCATCGCGATCGGATTCGGCACCGCGATCGCGGTCGGCACGGTCCTGCTCATGTTGCCGCTGTCGTCGGCGACCGGCAGATGGACGGGTCTCGTCGATGCCCTGTTCACCTCGACGTCTGCGGTGTGCGTGACCGGCCTCGTGGTGGTCGACACACCCGTGCACTGGAGCCCGTTCGGAAAGATCGTGATCCTCCTCCTCATCCAACTGGGTGGCCTCGGGATCATGCTGTTCGCCGCGCTGGTCGGCCTGGCGCTCGCGCGGAAGTTCTCGGTGCGCTCGCGGATGTTCGCGAGCACGGAGACGAAGACTTCCGGCTTGGGCGATATCAAGCGGGTCGCATCCGGCATCCTCGTCACGACCCTCGTGATCGAAGCGATCGTGGCGATCATGCTCTTTGCGCGCTTCTCGGTCGGGTACGGGTACGACCCCCTGCGTGCGGGGTGGCATGCACTGTTCCACGCGGTTTCCGCCTTCAACAACGCCGGCTTCGCCCTGTACACGGACAGCCTGATGGGCTTCGTCGCCGATCCGTGGATCTGCCTGCCGATCTGTGCCGCCATCATCCTGGGCGGCCTGGGTTTTCCCGTGCTGCGGCAACTGCGCCGCGAGTTCCGACGGCCTCTCCACTGGTCGATGAACACCCGCATCGTCCTCATCGTCACCGGCGTCCTCCTTGCGGTCGGCACGGTGTACGTCCTGCTCATCGAGTGGAGCAACCCGCGAACCCTCGGTGAGCTTCCCCCGACCGCTCGTGTTCTGGCCGGCTTCTTCCACGCCGTTCAGGCGCGAACGGCGGGCTTCAACTCGGTCGACATCGCGCTGATGCACGACGAGACATGGTTGGGGACCGATGTACTGATGTTCATCGGAGGAGGGCCCGCCGGGACCGCCGGCGGTATCAAGGTCACCACCTTCGCCGTGCTCTTCTTCATCATGTGGACGGAACTGCGCGGCGGCGCGGCGGTGAATGTCTTCGGCAAGCGTCTGTCGCGGGCAGTGCACCGAGAGGCGATCACTGTCGTGATCGTCGCACTCGGGGCGATCATGGCGGCGGTCGTGGCAATCCTGGCCATGACGGATCTGGACCTCGACCAGGTGCTTTTCGAGGTCGTCTCGGCGTTCGGCACCGTGGGTATGTCGACGGGCATCACGGCGAGTCTCGGTGACGGCCCGCAGATCATCCTCGTCCTGCTCATGTTCTTGGGGCGTCTGGGTCCGCTCACGCTCGGATCGGCTCTCGCGCTGAGGGAGAGACGCATCGCGTACGAACTTCCCAAAGAACGGCCGGCCATCGGCTGA
- a CDS encoding VOC family protein: MMTTPQHHTLDYVEIVVTDLDTAKNFYAEAFGWSFVDYGPGYAGIASPQGDGSEVGGLALADEPRPVGGPLVLVYSADLDATMEGIVAAGGTILQLPYEFPGGRRLHFADPSGNELGVWASQ, from the coding sequence ATGATGACCACACCGCAACACCACACGCTCGACTACGTCGAAATCGTCGTCACCGACCTCGACACGGCGAAGAACTTCTACGCCGAGGCATTCGGATGGTCCTTCGTCGACTACGGCCCGGGCTACGCAGGAATCGCGTCGCCTCAGGGCGACGGAAGCGAGGTCGGCGGACTCGCTCTGGCCGACGAGCCGCGGCCCGTCGGCGGACCACTGGTCCTCGTGTATTCCGCAGACCTCGACGCGACGATGGAGGGAATCGTGGCTGCCGGTGGCACCATTCTGCAGCTGCCGTACGAGTTCCCCGGTGGTCGCAGACTGCATTTCGCCGATCCGAGTGGGAACGAACTCGGGGTGTGGGCGTCGCAATAG
- a CDS encoding nitrate/nitrite transporter, which produces MQQVPHSPATTPGWWPWVIWSVGVSAYVLAITNRTSLGAVGVDAAERFQADASTLALFAVVQLAVYGGMQIPIGVLLDRYGSRPIMTIGMLLMAAGQLTMALSPSIGIAVIARVLLGAGDAAVFPAVLRLVATWFPAQRGPLMVQFTGIVGQTGQLIALVPLAALLHATSWTITFGSIAGLGVLFAILVWLIIRNHPPERNADVTVNTDTGVIRVVTSSIDTGVGIRAAWAHPGTRLAFWSHFTAPFAGTAFILLWGMPFLTAAQGLDTAHAAGIISVYVIAGMVLGPFIGDLSRRLPNHRSLALVLPAVGVQLIAWVAVIAIPEPAPLWLLYLLAVALATGGPASMIAFDHARTHNPSHRLSTATGVTNAGGFIAALIAIFLIGLMLDLQGAGTPETYSLDAFRVAFLMPIPLWLLGVVFILIERKRTRIRMGLDPDRRR; this is translated from the coding sequence GTGCAGCAGGTCCCCCACTCCCCCGCGACGACTCCGGGGTGGTGGCCCTGGGTCATCTGGTCGGTCGGGGTCTCCGCCTACGTTCTCGCCATCACGAATCGCACGTCGCTCGGCGCCGTCGGGGTGGATGCCGCTGAACGTTTTCAGGCGGATGCATCGACGCTGGCGCTCTTCGCCGTCGTGCAGCTCGCCGTCTACGGCGGAATGCAGATCCCGATCGGTGTGCTCCTCGACCGATACGGCTCCCGACCGATCATGACGATCGGAATGCTGCTGATGGCCGCAGGACAACTGACGATGGCGCTCTCCCCCAGCATCGGCATCGCCGTCATCGCCCGGGTGCTTCTCGGCGCCGGCGATGCGGCGGTCTTCCCCGCCGTGCTTCGTCTCGTCGCGACCTGGTTCCCCGCTCAGCGTGGCCCCCTCATGGTCCAGTTCACCGGCATCGTCGGTCAGACCGGGCAGCTGATTGCCCTGGTTCCCCTGGCGGCGCTCCTCCATGCGACAAGCTGGACCATCACATTCGGCAGCATCGCGGGGCTCGGCGTCCTGTTCGCCATCCTCGTCTGGCTCATCATCCGCAACCATCCCCCGGAGCGCAACGCCGACGTCACCGTCAACACCGACACCGGCGTCATCCGAGTCGTGACCTCATCGATCGACACCGGCGTCGGGATCCGCGCCGCCTGGGCGCATCCCGGGACACGGCTCGCGTTCTGGTCGCACTTCACCGCTCCGTTCGCGGGAACGGCGTTCATCCTTCTCTGGGGCATGCCGTTCCTCACCGCTGCCCAGGGGCTCGACACCGCGCACGCGGCCGGCATCATCTCCGTCTACGTGATCGCGGGCATGGTCCTGGGCCCGTTCATCGGCGATCTGTCCCGCCGCCTGCCCAACCACCGATCCCTCGCCCTGGTCCTGCCTGCCGTCGGCGTGCAACTCATCGCATGGGTGGCTGTCATCGCGATCCCGGAGCCTGCGCCGCTCTGGCTGCTCTATCTTCTCGCGGTGGCCCTCGCGACCGGCGGCCCCGCATCGATGATCGCGTTCGACCATGCCCGCACCCACAATCCGTCGCACCGGCTCAGCACCGCCACCGGTGTGACGAACGCCGGCGGCTTCATCGCGGCACTCATCGCGATCTTCCTGATCGGACTCATGCTCGATCTGCAGGGTGCCGGCACCCCGGAGACCTACTCGCTCGACGCCTTCCGCGTGGCCTTCCTGATGCCGATCCCGCTGTGGCTTCTCGGGGTCGTGTTCATCCTGATCGAACGCAAGCGCACCCGAATCCGGATGGGCCTGGATCCCGATCGTCGTCGCTGA
- a CDS encoding GNAT family N-acetyltransferase — protein sequence MASGFTFSTDSERIDRARVHRWLSEQTYWAAGRPRELQDAAIDASRNYSVWNAGGDQVAYARVVTDGVTFAWLCDVFVDQSARGNGIGKMLVEGVIADLQPLTVTRILLATADAHGLYAQYGFAPAEDPNRYMIKHLVQM from the coding sequence ATGGCTTCCGGCTTCACCTTCTCGACCGACTCCGAGCGCATCGACCGAGCCCGGGTGCATCGCTGGTTGAGTGAGCAGACATACTGGGCCGCCGGCAGACCGCGCGAGCTCCAGGATGCCGCGATCGATGCTTCACGGAACTACAGCGTGTGGAACGCCGGTGGCGACCAGGTCGCATACGCACGTGTCGTCACCGACGGCGTGACCTTCGCATGGCTCTGTGACGTGTTCGTGGATCAGAGCGCGCGCGGAAATGGCATCGGCAAGATGCTCGTGGAAGGCGTCATCGCAGACCTGCAGCCGCTGACAGTGACCCGCATCCTGCTCGCGACCGCCGACGCGCACGGTCTCTACGCTCAATACGGGTTCGCTCCTGCTGAGGATCCGAACCGATACATGATCAAGCACTTGGTTCAGATGTGA
- a CDS encoding alpha/beta hydrolase — translation MTSEPHIVLVHGLWHQGAHMEPLAQVLRSRGATVHTPTLHRGSLASDTGAVQAIVDASPAPPIVLGHSYGGAVITGLTGIRTLVYLAAFVPTTGESCASLGGALVNDVMQRHPAGGTVIDPELAGAALYADAQPQTAAWAIGLLLPQASGHGRGIPEREAWQSTRSRYIVCTQDRAVDPEVQRMLAQRCSTMVELDADHSPYISQPDVIAGIVLAELSFS, via the coding sequence GTGACGTCCGAACCACACATCGTGCTCGTGCATGGGCTCTGGCATCAGGGCGCGCACATGGAGCCGCTCGCGCAGGTCCTCCGAAGTCGCGGGGCCACCGTGCACACGCCGACGCTGCACAGGGGTTCACTCGCGTCTGACACCGGCGCGGTGCAAGCGATCGTCGATGCGTCTCCGGCGCCGCCCATCGTGCTGGGGCACAGTTACGGCGGAGCGGTGATCACCGGGCTCACCGGCATCCGTACGCTCGTGTATCTCGCCGCGTTCGTGCCCACGACTGGGGAGAGCTGCGCTTCTCTCGGTGGAGCCCTGGTCAACGACGTGATGCAGCGCCATCCGGCCGGCGGCACAGTCATCGATCCTGAACTCGCTGGCGCGGCGCTCTACGCAGACGCGCAACCGCAGACCGCCGCATGGGCGATCGGTCTCCTCCTCCCCCAGGCATCCGGGCATGGCCGCGGCATCCCGGAGAGAGAGGCGTGGCAGAGTACGCGCTCTCGGTACATCGTGTGCACGCAGGACCGCGCGGTCGACCCGGAAGTGCAACGGATGCTCGCACAGCGGTGCTCGACGATGGTCGAGCTGGACGCCGATCACTCGCCGTATATCTCGCAACCGGACGTCATAGCGGGGATCGTGCTGGCGGAGCTGTCTTTCAGCTGA
- a CDS encoding SUMF1/EgtB/PvdO family nonheme iron enzyme, with the protein MSDIEMARLAAGSVTLHDARRKLQRTVALEPFEIGVYPVTEEQLADVLGVPAPNPSRPAVDVSWLRAVHFCNAASEWEGLDPVYLFNGEDVSWDVTADGYRLPTEAEWEYACRAGSRGPHYAPLADAAWTSADGLAAPQNVGGRLPNLNGLFDTLGNVWEWCWDLLDPARYGDYRVFRGGGFADDAWSVRASVRRGGAPRMHHDDVGLRLARGGFDDAGEAQGWSEQLDRERASFDGPLPSGWTPLRR; encoded by the coding sequence ATGTCCGACATCGAGATGGCCCGACTTGCCGCAGGCTCCGTGACGCTGCACGATGCGCGTCGGAAGCTTCAGCGAACCGTCGCGCTCGAGCCGTTCGAGATCGGCGTCTACCCCGTCACGGAGGAGCAGTTGGCCGACGTCCTCGGAGTACCGGCGCCGAATCCGTCTCGTCCAGCGGTCGACGTCAGCTGGCTCCGGGCCGTGCATTTCTGCAACGCGGCATCCGAGTGGGAAGGCCTGGATCCGGTCTATCTCTTCAACGGCGAGGACGTGAGCTGGGATGTCACGGCCGACGGTTACCGCCTGCCCACCGAGGCGGAGTGGGAGTATGCATGTCGCGCCGGTTCGCGCGGCCCTCACTATGCGCCACTCGCCGATGCCGCCTGGACGAGCGCTGACGGGCTCGCCGCTCCGCAGAACGTGGGCGGCAGGCTTCCGAACCTGAACGGGCTCTTCGACACTCTCGGCAACGTCTGGGAATGGTGCTGGGATCTGCTCGACCCCGCGCGCTACGGCGACTATCGGGTGTTCCGTGGCGGAGGTTTCGCTGACGATGCCTGGAGCGTGCGTGCGTCTGTGCGCCGCGGGGGAGCGCCTCGCATGCACCACGACGATGTCGGTCTTCGGCTCGCGCGCGGCGGCTTCGATGATGCAGGCGAGGCGCAGGGCTGGTCTGAGCAGCTCGACAGAGAACGCGCATCGTTCGATGGTCCTCTTCCGTCCGGGTGGACGCCGCTCAGACGGTGA
- a CDS encoding YitT family protein → MSRFHGRRMPRRITQLLIGLFLCGIGISLMVRGAIGAAPWDVLAQGISHHVPLSFGVVTVLVSMLVLLLWIPLRQKPGMGTVLNALLVGPAADVGFLLVPEVDVLWVQISFFVLGLLMMSAGTGLYIGAAFGPGPRDGLMTGLHRRTGWPIWIVRTGLEVTVVAIGWALGGTVGIGTVAFAVLVGPLCQFFLRVFAVRIPADQPPAAATTSTPTGEIRIAG, encoded by the coding sequence GTGAGTCGTTTCCATGGTCGGCGGATGCCGCGCCGCATCACCCAGTTGCTCATCGGGCTCTTCCTCTGCGGCATCGGTATCTCGCTCATGGTGCGCGGCGCGATCGGCGCCGCACCATGGGACGTGCTCGCGCAGGGCATCTCGCACCACGTCCCGCTGTCGTTCGGTGTCGTCACCGTCCTCGTCAGCATGCTGGTGCTCCTTCTCTGGATCCCACTGCGGCAGAAGCCGGGCATGGGGACGGTACTGAACGCGCTGCTGGTGGGGCCGGCTGCGGATGTCGGGTTCCTGCTGGTCCCTGAGGTCGACGTGCTGTGGGTGCAGATCTCCTTCTTCGTGCTCGGGCTGCTCATGATGTCGGCTGGCACCGGGCTGTACATCGGTGCGGCGTTCGGTCCCGGACCACGAGACGGACTGATGACCGGATTGCACCGGCGCACGGGCTGGCCCATCTGGATCGTCCGCACCGGACTCGAAGTCACCGTCGTCGCGATCGGCTGGGCGCTCGGCGGCACCGTCGGCATCGGCACCGTGGCGTTCGCGGTGCTGGTGGGTCCGCTGTGCCAGTTCTTCCTGCGTGTCTTCGCGGTGCGGATTCCTGCTGATCAGCCGCCGGCTGCCGCGACCACTTCCACACCCACGGGCGAGATTCGGATCGCAGGCTGA
- a CDS encoding SGNH/GDSL hydrolase family protein: MRFVSIGDSFTEGVGDLLPDGRDRGWADIAAQGWADAAGRPIQYANLAIRGKLAWPIVEQQLEPALALRPTHLSFNGGGNDMLRPRADIEHIADAFSRVLRRCDEEGVTVIVLSGANPSGQLPMGSLVQRRGDMLSDAVLRRIEHRPDVVRALNWPDRELAQSAYWSEDRLHMNAAGHHRVAARVLDALGLVPPQSWWAPPERGGVGPSGIAYYREFVGPWVKRRMTRTSSGDGRTAKFPTWVEMTPS; the protein is encoded by the coding sequence GTGCGTTTCGTATCCATCGGCGACTCCTTCACCGAGGGTGTGGGTGATCTCCTTCCCGACGGTCGAGACCGCGGCTGGGCCGACATCGCGGCGCAAGGATGGGCAGATGCCGCGGGTCGTCCGATCCAGTACGCGAACCTCGCGATCCGCGGGAAGCTCGCGTGGCCGATCGTGGAGCAGCAGCTCGAACCGGCACTGGCTCTTCGCCCCACGCATCTCTCATTCAACGGCGGTGGCAACGACATGCTGCGGCCGCGGGCCGATATCGAGCACATCGCCGATGCATTCAGCCGGGTGCTCCGCCGTTGCGACGAAGAGGGTGTGACCGTCATCGTGCTCTCCGGTGCCAATCCGAGTGGACAGCTTCCGATGGGATCGCTCGTGCAGCGTCGCGGAGATATGCTCTCCGACGCCGTGTTGCGCCGCATCGAGCATCGTCCAGACGTGGTCCGTGCGCTCAACTGGCCGGACCGGGAACTCGCGCAGAGCGCCTACTGGTCGGAGGACCGGCTGCACATGAATGCTGCAGGCCATCACCGTGTCGCTGCGCGGGTGCTCGATGCGCTCGGTCTGGTGCCACCGCAATCGTGGTGGGCGCCGCCGGAGCGGGGAGGCGTCGGCCCGTCGGGGATCGCCTACTACCGCGAATTCGTCGGACCGTGGGTGAAGCGTCGTATGACACGGACGTCCTCGGGCGATGGTCGCACGGCGAAGTTCCCGACCTGGGTCGAGATGACTCCGTCGTGA
- a CDS encoding MFS transporter, with the protein MATSALPSRASLAERLDDLPFTRRHLRLLTGSGVGWALDAMDVGLISFILAALTLQWDLTKTDAGWIASVGFVGMAIGATLGGLLADRLGRRQVFALTLLVYGIATGASALAGGIAALLVLRFFVGLGLGAELPVASTYVSEFAPARIRGRLIVILEAFWAIGWTAAALIGFFIIPASDDGWRWAFALGAIPAVYALVIRWGMPESPRWLASQGRIAEADRIVAAFEADAGASSAPAIRKEPPSRAIAVTARARLTSLWNVEFRVRTACLWVVWLCVNFAYYGAFIWIPSILLDAGFDLVRSFGFTLIITVAQLPGYAVAAWLIEVWGRRVTLSVFLVGSAVSAVFFGTASTEGAIIASGMALSFFNLGAWGALYAVTPEIYPTSLRGTGAGWAAGVGRIASIVAPLSVPLLLVAGGTPLLFAVFGACFIVAATAAWGLVDRRGMVLDDR; encoded by the coding sequence ATGGCCACCTCCGCCCTGCCGAGCCGAGCTTCCCTCGCCGAGCGCCTCGACGACCTCCCGTTCACCCGGCGACACCTCCGCCTGCTGACGGGTTCGGGGGTCGGCTGGGCGCTGGATGCCATGGACGTCGGACTCATCTCGTTCATCCTCGCCGCCCTCACGCTGCAGTGGGATCTGACCAAGACGGATGCCGGCTGGATCGCATCCGTGGGTTTCGTCGGGATGGCGATCGGTGCCACCCTCGGAGGGCTGCTCGCCGATCGCCTGGGGCGCCGGCAGGTGTTCGCGCTCACGCTGCTGGTGTACGGCATCGCCACCGGCGCGAGCGCTCTCGCCGGTGGAATCGCCGCGCTCCTGGTTCTGCGATTCTTCGTCGGCCTCGGTCTGGGGGCAGAGCTCCCCGTCGCCTCGACGTACGTGAGCGAGTTCGCTCCGGCCCGGATCCGCGGCCGGCTCATCGTGATCCTCGAAGCATTCTGGGCCATCGGATGGACCGCCGCCGCCCTGATCGGATTCTTCATCATCCCGGCGTCCGATGACGGGTGGCGATGGGCGTTCGCACTCGGGGCCATACCTGCCGTCTACGCACTCGTGATCCGGTGGGGGATGCCGGAGTCGCCGCGCTGGCTCGCATCGCAAGGCCGCATCGCCGAGGCCGATCGCATCGTGGCGGCGTTCGAGGCGGATGCCGGGGCATCCTCAGCGCCCGCGATCCGCAAAGAGCCGCCGTCCCGCGCCATCGCCGTCACCGCCCGGGCGCGACTGACGTCCCTGTGGAACGTGGAGTTCCGGGTGCGCACCGCCTGCCTGTGGGTGGTCTGGCTGTGCGTCAACTTCGCTTACTACGGAGCGTTCATCTGGATTCCCAGCATCCTGCTGGACGCCGGCTTCGACCTGGTCCGGTCCTTCGGCTTCACACTCATCATCACGGTGGCGCAGCTGCCAGGGTACGCCGTCGCCGCGTGGCTGATCGAGGTATGGGGTCGACGCGTGACGCTGTCGGTCTTCCTCGTCGGGTCGGCCGTGTCGGCTGTCTTCTTCGGGACGGCAAGCACCGAAGGAGCGATCATCGCGTCCGGCATGGCGTTGTCGTTCTTCAACCTCGGCGCCTGGGGCGCGCTGTACGCCGTGACACCGGAGATCTACCCGACTTCTCTGCGCGGCACGGGTGCGGGGTGGGCGGCGGGAGTCGGACGCATCGCATCGATCGTGGCACCTCTGAGCGTTCCCCTTCTGCTCGTCGCCGGCGGTACGCCACTGCTCTTCGCCGTGTTCGGCGCATGCTTCATCGTCGCGGCGACTGCGGCCTGGGGGTTGGTGGATCGCCGCGGAATGGTGCTCGACGACAGGTGA
- a CDS encoding LLM class flavin-dependent oxidoreductase → MSIEFGLDTFGDITRDSDGELLTGAQTIRNVVAQAELADKVGVDFFGVGEHHRAEFAVSAPEMVLAAIAARTSQIRLGTAVTVLSSDDPVRVFERFSTLDAISNGRAEVVLGRGSFIESFPLFGYDLRDYDALFEQKLELFTELLKEEPVSWSGTMRASLDNANVFPKTENGLRTWVGVGGSPESVVRVARHGLGLMLAIIGGAAGRFRPFVDLYHRSVASFGTTSHPVAVHSPGHIADTDAEAWDAAYSGFEAMNNTIGRERGWPVYSRARFQNDVGPEGAIYAGSPDRVAAKIADTVTTLGLGRFDLKYATGTLSHETMMRSIELYGTEVIPRVRKLLADRD, encoded by the coding sequence ATGAGCATCGAGTTCGGACTGGACACGTTCGGCGACATCACCCGGGATTCGGATGGCGAACTCCTCACCGGAGCGCAGACCATCCGCAATGTCGTGGCGCAGGCAGAGCTCGCCGACAAGGTGGGCGTCGACTTCTTCGGTGTGGGGGAGCATCACCGTGCCGAGTTCGCCGTCTCCGCCCCGGAGATGGTGCTCGCGGCCATCGCCGCGCGCACCTCGCAGATCCGTCTGGGCACCGCCGTCACGGTGTTGTCGTCCGACGACCCTGTCCGTGTGTTCGAGCGGTTCTCCACGCTGGACGCGATCTCGAACGGCCGCGCCGAAGTGGTGTTGGGCCGGGGGTCGTTCATCGAATCGTTCCCCCTGTTCGGGTATGACCTGCGCGACTACGACGCCCTCTTCGAGCAGAAGCTCGAGCTCTTCACCGAACTGCTCAAGGAGGAGCCGGTCAGCTGGTCCGGCACCATGCGTGCGTCCTTGGACAATGCCAACGTGTTCCCGAAGACCGAGAACGGCCTGCGCACGTGGGTGGGCGTAGGCGGAAGCCCGGAGTCCGTCGTGCGCGTCGCGCGCCACGGACTCGGCCTGATGCTCGCGATCATCGGCGGCGCCGCCGGTCGATTCCGGCCGTTCGTCGACCTGTACCACCGGTCTGTCGCGTCGTTCGGGACGACCTCCCATCCTGTCGCCGTGCACTCACCCGGACACATCGCCGACACGGATGCCGAGGCGTGGGATGCCGCGTACTCCGGTTTCGAAGCGATGAACAACACGATCGGACGCGAACGCGGGTGGCCTGTCTACAGTCGCGCGCGGTTCCAGAACGATGTCGGACCCGAGGGCGCCATCTACGCCGGCTCGCCCGACCGGGTTGCGGCGAAGATCGCCGACACCGTGACGACACTGGGCCTCGGCCGATTCGATCTGAAGTACGCGACGGGCACCCTCTCGCACGAGACGATGATGCGCAGCATCGAGCTCTACGGCACCGAAGTCATCCCGCGAGTGCGGAAGTTGCTCGCCGACCGCGACTGA